CAATTGCCGCAGTCTGCACAGCATATCCAGCGCTTCTGCTCCGCTGCTGCTGTCAAGATTGCCGGTTGGCTCATCGGCGAAAATGACATCCGGACGTGCGATCAGGGCACGTGCGATAGCGACGCGCTGCTGCTGACCGCCGGACAGTTCGTGAGGCAGATGAGAAAGCCGGTTTTGGATCCCCAGAAGTTCCGATATCTGATGCAGATATGATTCATCCGGCTGCTTTTTATCAAGAAGCAGCGGCATTATGATATTTTCACGCGCCGTTAATACCGGAAGAAGATGAAACTGCTGAAAGATGAAGCCGATTTTCTGGCGGCGAAAAGCAGAAAGTTTCTTGTCACTGCCGCGGTGGATATCTGTGTTCTCATAAAAAACGCTGCCCGAGGTCGGACGGTCCAGCCCGCTGATGATATGGAGCAGTGTGCTTTTCCCGCTGCCGGAGGGGCCCATGATAGAAATAAAGTCTCCGGTGGCAATGCTCATATCTGCGTGGTCGAGGGCAGTTACCTGATTTGCGCCGCTGCCATAAATTTTAGTGATATTTTGTACCTTGATATCCATAAAAACTCTCCTTATTATTTTGATAAGGAGAGTATACAGGAACAATCTCAAAAAATTCTCAAACCTTATGGATATGAAACGTTGCAGTGACAAGTGCTCCGTGCATTGTATTTTCCATCCTCAGAGTCCCGCCGTGTTTTCGGCATAATACACTGCAAATGTAGAGCCCCATTCCGAAATGTTCAGGTTCTGTTCCCGTCTTCATAAAGGGGCGAACACCACATTTTAGCATGTCATCCGGAAAACCGCTGCCGTCATCGGATACCGAGAGGATCAGCTGGGTTTTGCTGACGGAACAAGATATACATATGTTTGAGGAGGCAAAACGGAGCGCATTCGCGGTGATGTTTTCGAAGACCTGAAACAAGATGGATTTGTCAAGACATATGTTACCATCGTATGCATCACTGCAGAACTGTATTTGTATATCTGCGCTGGAAGCGATGAGATGAACGGTATGTTTCAGTTCGGAGGAAAGAACGGACCAGCTGAACGTTTCCGTATGCAG
The Ruminococcus gauvreauii genome window above contains:
- a CDS encoding ABC transporter ATP-binding protein, with translation MDIKVQNITKIYGSGANQVTALDHADMSIATGDFISIMGPSGSGKSTLLHIISGLDRPTSGSVFYENTDIHRGSDKKLSAFRRQKIGFIFQQFHLLPVLTARENIIMPLLLDKKQPDESYLHQISELLGIQNRLSHLPHELSGGQQQRVAIARALIARPDVIFADEPTGNLDSSSGAEALDMLCRLRQLLNQTLVIITHDSRIASMAERRFTMIDGTLSEVTPL